The Paramisgurnus dabryanus chromosome 6, PD_genome_1.1, whole genome shotgun sequence genome has a window encoding:
- the LOC135744171 gene encoding prolyl 4-hydroxylase subunit alpha-1-like, which produces MFCGFKNMKVIMQLLSFVACVWIVSAAENEIFSSTDQVMQLVEEERYLLKIFRNYITIEEKNLNVLKGILELLTQLSNSEDSEETMSNPVAAFKLIQRMRIEWVTMVNSTKRSIYEEFQVILHSDILNIPSNEDIEGAALGLISLQEIYKLSPEDIVKGTFFGEDEAYHVGYIAYKQDKFQLAFHWFLYSLKMLNNPDSRPSIRVVTKELLLSYLGTSAYKFGSLPVAINYTKQLLNLDPTNDKVKHLLKSYRTLQQSSVSYYPNINKLSTKSHNSYEALCRGNVHQKTSRRQRALSCRYSTGGGNPRLILAPLKEEVEWNEPRIIRFHDIISDNEIEILKNLSRPLLSRTVTKSGISNILVSQSVFLDEDDTVVVRVNQRVADATGLSMETAEELHVQNYGIGGGHEPHYDAGFDENERIATFHIYMSDVKIGGATVFPKVGVALQPKKGSAVFWYNLKKNGDVDLRINHAGCPVLVGNKWVANKWIHEFGQEFRRPCSLSKWE; this is translated from the exons ATGTTTTGTGGTTTCAAAAACATGAAGGTAATAATGCAACTATTATCATTTGTGGCATGTGTCTGGATTGTTTCTGCTGCTGAGAATGAAATCTTTTCATCAACAG ATCAAGTCATGCAGCTCGTGGAGGAAGAGAGATACCTTCTGAAGATCTTCAGGAACTATATAACTATTGAGGAAAAAAATTTAAACGTACTCAAAGG CATTCTTGAGCTTCTTACGCAGCTCTCAAACTCTGAGGACTCTGAGGAAACCATGAGTAACCCTGTTGCAGCTTTCAAACTCATACAACGAATGAGAATTGAATGGGTGACTATGGTAAACTCCACTAAACGGAGTATTTATGAAG AATTTCAAGTAATACTGCACTCAGATATACTAAATATCCCATCAAATGAAGATATTGAGGGTGCAGCTTTAGGACTTATTAGTCTGCAAGAGATCTACAAACTCTCCCCAGAAGACATCGTAAAAG GAACGTTTTTCGGTGAGGACGAAGCTTACCATGTGGGGTATATCGCTTATAAGCAGGACAAATTTCAGCTTGCATTTCACTGGTTTCTATACAGTCTGAAAATGCTAAATAATCCAGACTCCAGACCTTCAATACGAGTTGTTACTAAGGAACTTTTGCTTTCTTACCTGGGCACCTCAGCATATAAGTTTGGAAGTCTACCTGTGGCAATAAACTACACCAAACAGCTTCTAAATCTGG ACCCAACTAatgataaagttaaacatttattGAAGTCGTACAGAACCCTTCAACAATCTTCAGTTTCATACTACCCTAATATAAACAAACTGAGTACAAAGTCACATAACTCCTATGAAGCATTGTGCAGGGGAAATGTTCACCAGAAG ACCTCCAGAAGGCAGAGAGCACTGTCCTGTAGGTACAGCACAGGTGGAGGAAACCCCAGGCTGATTCTGGCCCCACTAAAAGAAGAGGTGGAGTGGAATGAACCCCGGATCATCAGATTTCATGACATAATATCAGACAACGAGATTGAGATCCTGAAGAATCTCTCGAGACCTTTG CTTTCCAGGACTGTGACTAAATCAGGCATCTCAAATATCCTTGTTTCTCAAAG CGTTTTCCTGGATGAAGACGACACTGTGGTTGTTCGAGTCAATCAAAGGGTCGCGGATGCTACAGGACTCTCTATGGAAACAGCTGAAGAGCTACAC GTTCAGAATTATGGGATAGGTGGCGGACATGAACCACATTATGATGCAGGG TTTGACGAGAATGAAAGGATTGCTACATTCCATATTTAT ATGAGTGATGTCAAGATCGGGGGCGCCACTGTGTTTCCTAAAGTTGGAGTTGCACTGCAACCTAAAAAG GGTTCAGCTGTGTTTTGGTacaaccttaaaaaaaatggtgaTGTGGATTTAAGAATAAATCATGCTGGATGCCCTGTCTTAGTGGGTAATAAATGGG tggcTAACAAATGGATCCATGAGTTTGGGCAGGAGTTCAGGAGACCCTGTTCATTGTCAAAGTGGGAGTGA